The Primulina tabacum isolate GXHZ01 chromosome 10, ASM2559414v2, whole genome shotgun sequence region AGATCATCCATGAAAGCCTGGTAAATAAAAGCAGGATTGTCGGATAGAGATGGGAAACAAAGGGAAAGAGAAGATTGTGATGATTTGACCAGATAAGGGTGAATGTATTCGGGCTGATCGCCATTTTTTAGGACAAAATTCTGGAAAAAGGAGTTTGTGGGCAAGGGGATGGGGAGGAGGTGTGAGGCGAATAACATGGAGGGGTCAGGGAGTACCGAGGAATGGGTTTTAGGGAAGACAAATGGGTGAGAGCGTGGTGTCATTTGAGCGGTCCGCGGCGGCGACATGGTGGGGGAAGATGGCTGCGGAGGAGAAGCGGCGGGCGGGGTATTTGGTTTCTTTCCCGGCTTTTTCTTGAATGGCTCATTGACGATGGTTTTGACTTTTCGTCTAATTTTCTTCAGCATGGTTTAAATTtacaactttaaaataacaataaaCTATAATTTTTCCAAGTAAATACGTAATTTTATACTTCTTATGATCGATTATCCAATGGCGTGCGAGACTTATTAGTTTGAATTTAATGAAGAAAATGGAGATTTTTTcactaaagcaaaaaaaaaaaaaaaaaaaaaacttatcaCTCTTTCTTTTGCCCAAAAACATGAACTTTGATTTTCAGAACATATTTGGTCAATATTTTCGAGAGATATATAAACTGATGGTTGATTTTACTTACAAGTATTTGGCGATCGGCAATTTGCAAGACTCGCGATATGAACATACATGGAAAGATGAACACGAAATAGTTCACAATTTGAAGCCAAGTTTAGGAATATAAATAGTAAGTTGATGATGCTAAGCAAATCACTTTGTATCTTGAAAGCCAAACACGTTAGGTATCTTCTTGAAGAAGAAGTCAAGAAAATAATACTTCTcgattatatattatatatagatagtaaaataaataaatattcacaAAATGTGTACGATTGTCACTCACctttcaatatattatttaatatgcaTATGTTATATTCATCcgattatataatatttttgaaatatatgatataatttggacaaatactttaaaaatatttttagtattttataagtgaaaaaaacttaaaatatgtatttggataatttttttgtaaaatttgtttgaattttttttaaagtgttCAAAAATATAGTTTTTGTAGAACAATTGAgagatgtttttttttatgtttttaggaatgaagataatgataaaaataaaagaatattatttttttactaaaaatatttttataaaataattgtcCAAACGcatatttgttttaaaaaatacttttaaaatattttataaaaaaacattgttataaaaaagcaaaaacttgtatgagacggtttcGCAGGTCTTATTTTGGTAGACAAATCTCTAATTttggtcatctatgaaaaatattattttttatgctaagagtattactttttattgtgaatattagtagggttgacccatctcacagataaagattcgtgagatcgtcttacaatAGACTTActcttgtaaaaaaaaaaattataagccCTTGTCCAAACGATACTTGTATGTTACATAAGTGAGATTTCACATCTTTGTATTGCATTTTGATTTAAACTTTAcaagttttttaaaaagtaactatgttatctttatattttaattaatattgcattgaatcatatcataatccctaaaacaaaaattaatcaaCAAACCTCCATCCATTCACCTAAAAACAAATTAATTCTCCACACACACATAGCAACCAAACCTCCTCCATCCTCTCCCACCGTCAATTTCCTTCCTCCCATGAACCCAAATTTTCTTTTCCCTATTATTATCAAACCCCCTCTCCTTTCTGGTAAGCCCCTCAACTTCTCATATACACCTTGAAAGAATTGTTTAACATAAAAGTACAAATAATAAGATTGTGTGTTTtagatttaaatgtttttgtacatgtgttataatatttatttttaatatgaagcgaaatatattaattaaacacataaataaacttttataaataaaataagacaAAATAGATGATCCTAATttaggtaaaaatttgtgtgagatggtctactgagtcgtattttgtgagatagatatcttatttgggtcatccatgaaaaaatattattttttatgccaagagtattattttttattatgaatattgataggattgatccgtctataaagattcatgagatcgtctcacaagagacttattcAATCATATAATCTATCGGTAAATGTTACGCCGAAAGTCAAAACCATTAGATTTCTTCGTGCCCTCTTCTCCATCTTTTTGCATGAAGTTGGCACCGGATTTTTTCAATGCCGTCCCTATTCTATCGCCATTGAATATTTCTACCGCATATATAGACCCAAATATACACATGGCGACCGGTGAATAGGCCTCCCCACAGCTATAAATGTAGGTCCCCAATGCTCTGAGACAGGGGCGGAGCCAGGATTCATGAGTACCTGGGGCTGGCTCCATCATGTATTAGACAGTAATAAGTTCGATTAAAATCAAACCGAATTTTCTAAAATCGAATTAACTGAACTTTTTTTTCGACAAACTTTATTATGAATATCTAACAAATCAAATcgaaaaaatcaattatttcggtaagtaacacaattaaccgaaattttataattttttttaaatattcatgttttaaataaaaaatgtccaatataaaaattatattaaataaatttaaattttatttattataaaaatatttttaagtataGTTCTATTGTACAATAAATTTTAttggaaaaacttttaaaaaaaatttataatattaattttatttataaaagttCAATTTGTTAAGTTAAccgaattttatattaaaaattaaaattgaacgGAACTAacctatatttttaaaaatttaaaccgAACTTCCAAATAAACCAAATGTAGGACCAAACGCTTGTCGATTTactaaaagctatagctggtgataatggtgcaactcaaatattttgaatCGTACAGCAGCTCAATCGTCAtagttcgatcgctctacctaatagggacaattattgcacctcaacaccgaacaaaattttcaaattaatttatttcggTCTATTATTATGGTTGAAACTGATATTTTGTTCACTATTATATTGTAATTTATGTTGCTCTTTATTTGTTGATATGTACtcttttgtttaaaaataacttgatagtttttattttcttcattCCCTGAGTTATTTAACTAGAAATATTCAATATTCCGAAAAAATTACAACAaagaattatttttcaaatttcatactTATTCAATTTTCGGTTATTGCCCAACAATAATTGCACATCAATAATCATCAAACATTTCAACAAATTGATTATTATTCTAAAAATAtgcaacaatatatttttatggtGAAAATTTAAACTCCATTCATATACATCATAAGACAATATTattgcaactcgaataatcaCAACTAAATATTTAACATAATTTTAGAGTCGTCGAATTTTTATCTCAAAGTcgcataatttcagaacatacGACAATAAACCAACCTAATATACAGTAatgaattatgatttatgagagttgtcttatttttagtttttaaaCATGAGactaagaaataaaaaaaataaaactgataaatttgttctatttttaatatggggctgaaaataatttaaaattttaaaatactaaatttttttttttaaaaaaggtggAGCTGGAGCCAACCCTAGCCCAAGGGAGATTCCCATCAAATCTAAGCTTTAAGGAGTAGTGTTCATAGTGTGTATTTTACTTGAAAATTAATTATCGTGTTCATTGCTTAGAAGAATATGGATAACTCCCACAGCGCAAGCTACAACGCCGGCCAGGCCAAAGGGCAGGCACAGGTTTAATTTGACTGCACTGTCCTATTCACCTTCATTTTCTTGATCATTCCTATTCACCTAATGCATGACACTCACAGATGGGCACTGGTTAATTTGGGGTGAATAAGTTTTCATTTGACAAGGGCGATTGTCTAGTTGGGTACACTTTTTTCAGAATTGGCTAAATTTAGATTCACGTGTTGAACTTTTTTTCCTCCtcctttattttcttttgttgtttTCATTGTAGGAGAAGGGTAACCAGATGATGGATAAGACCGCAAATGCTGCGCAATCTGCCAAAGAATCCATCCAACAAGTAATCCTTATAAATATAAAACTTTATGTGTTTGTGTGTTAAAAATGTTATTCATATAACAACCAACACCATTATATAGCTAACCACGTATATATTATACATATTAATGGACATTTAGAAAAAAATGACATTCGATGGTCCGAATTGATTTGTACTGAAATTTCTGTGATTTTGGTTTTTGGATGTCTTTTCAGGCAGGGCAGCAGGTGCAGGACAAGGCACAGTGTGCAGTCGATGCGGTGAAGAATGCAACTGGCATGAACAAATGAATTTATTCTTCGTTAaattctatttatttatttggtttatttaattttggagatgcatgttttatttcactTTGGAATTAAGAACATATTGGTGTTAATTTTTGATTATCTGAATAATGGTTTTGTGATCCATTGTATCTCTCCGCTTTTTCTTTAAAGTTCATTAAAGTTGTTGTATTGAGATTCGATAAATTTTTGACAGAATGGCATTACATCATTTATATTTGATAAATAATGGACGTTAAGTGCCGACTTCCTTCAAGAAAGTAATAACCCTTTGATGAATGCTTTATTTGTTATGGTAAgttatttgataatattttatgtacCAATATTTGGATTCAAACTTATTAAAAAACTTGAATAATGCACATGAAAATAGTTGactaaaaaaatcaataaaacatgCAATAAGAAAAAGCGCTGAGTTGAATGAAAGTGAAGATCAAGCACACGGATGCTACTCAAATTTGAGATAAGCATGTGAATATTTGTcaatttttgattaattaataatcaatcaGTAAAACCAAAGATTAACAAATAAATACATGTTCAAACAAATGAAGCATCCTTACGAGGGCAAAAAGTTCATTAATCATTTGGGTAGATGAACGAGTTCATGGAGAGCTGAAGCAACAGCTGAAAGtttgataaaattaaaacttgaaaaagttcaaagGTTTGTGTTTatgtaaaacataaaaatatatagaaaattttaaaaaaagacgGGATAAAGCAGCCCCTCTCTCCTTCCGCCACTTGAGTTTATTCTCACATGGGATATTTTTTTATCCACAAAAAGTCACCAAATCTTGGGTACGAAGATCCAATTAGGTGCCAGAAGTGTAAAAAAAAACTGAACTGAAACAGCGTGTTCCAAATGACCGCAAGATCGCTAATACAAGTACAACAACAAAACATACAAAGGAAGAAAAAAGTCAATACAACTTCAGTACATCTTATCAATGACCAAGTAAGGCATCCAAGATTGAAGTCCCATTAT contains the following coding sequences:
- the LOC142505767 gene encoding uncharacterized protein LOC142505767, which produces MDNSHSASYNAGQAKGQAQEKGNQMMDKTANAAQSAKESIQQAGQQVQDKAQCAVDAVKNATGMNK